In Bacillus sp. FJAT-45037, the following are encoded in one genomic region:
- a CDS encoding glycosyl-4,4'-diaponeurosporenoate acyltransferase: MSPFFVNTLALLVIQLTIVLLSSLFSKRVIEHFNWIFQLQEWEKNGQIYDALSIKAWKTKLPDGGGWTKRGIKKNKLNVRVQEDLQRFILETKRAELSHLLQIAPAPIFFTFNDTLSGTIIVLYALCFNLPFILIQRYNRGRLVAILKRKEPSFLSISLTTSKKSSM; this comes from the coding sequence ATGAGCCCTTTTTTTGTTAACACCCTTGCTTTGTTAGTTATTCAACTGACCATCGTTCTATTATCGTCTCTATTTTCAAAACGAGTTATTGAGCATTTTAATTGGATATTTCAATTACAAGAATGGGAAAAGAATGGTCAAATTTATGATGCATTATCCATTAAAGCGTGGAAAACGAAACTGCCTGATGGAGGCGGGTGGACAAAACGAGGGATCAAAAAAAACAAACTGAATGTTCGCGTGCAAGAAGATTTACAACGATTCATTCTAGAAACGAAACGAGCTGAGCTCTCTCATCTATTACAGATTGCCCCAGCTCCTATTTTTTTCACATTTAATGATACACTCTCCGGAACGATTATCGTCCTCTATGCTCTGTGCTTTAATCTGCCTTTTATACTCATTCAACGTTATAATCGTGGTCGTTTAGTAGCTATTCTTAAAAGAAAGGAACCCTCATTTCTTTCCATTTCTCTCACAACTTCAAAAAAATCTTCTATGTAA
- a CDS encoding glycosyltransferase, with amino-acid sequence MISWIVTFLLTLLLFWNIKKKSQVAHSAVKSLSIIIPARNEENNLPRLLHSINRQLTNKQIEIIVVNDHSTDETKQRAIQLGATVIDAPPLPENWLGKPWACWNGATIARGSHFLFIDADTWFDDEGLDKLIRVSHADVLTVHPYHKMKTFYEKLSSIFHLIVYASTGSTHLLSPFCSIQGGFGQCMLIKKESYFKLDGHRLVKRDIVEHYSFVQHAAKSGLQIEAMSGEMMVSMRMYKGNLRAVINGWSKSFASGAKMTNKLLTIIVALWITLLTSTILEQMMNRNNIVMSLSLYAILCFILYRILKRIGNFTFFDVLLLPIHLLFFLFVFAYSVVTTTTKTANWKGRTIVIKEEKS; translated from the coding sequence ATGATTTCATGGATCGTTACATTCTTGTTAACACTCTTGTTATTTTGGAACATTAAAAAAAAGTCACAAGTCGCTCACTCAGCTGTGAAAAGTCTCAGCATCATTATCCCTGCAAGAAATGAAGAAAATAACCTCCCTCGTCTATTGCATTCAATTAATAGACAACTGACGAATAAACAGATAGAAATAATAGTGGTAAACGATCATTCAACAGATGAAACGAAACAGAGAGCGATACAGCTAGGGGCAACTGTCATTGATGCCCCTCCTCTTCCAGAAAACTGGTTAGGAAAACCTTGGGCTTGTTGGAATGGGGCTACCATCGCAAGGGGATCACACTTCTTATTCATTGATGCAGATACGTGGTTTGATGATGAGGGACTTGATAAATTAATACGCGTATCGCATGCAGACGTCCTAACCGTTCATCCATATCACAAAATGAAAACATTCTATGAGAAACTCTCTTCTATCTTTCACCTAATCGTTTATGCTTCAACTGGTTCCACCCATCTTCTTTCGCCTTTCTGCTCCATTCAAGGCGGATTTGGCCAGTGCATGCTCATTAAAAAAGAAAGTTACTTTAAATTAGATGGTCATAGACTTGTCAAACGTGATATTGTCGAGCATTATTCATTCGTGCAACATGCAGCAAAATCTGGTCTACAAATTGAAGCAATGAGTGGAGAAATGATGGTTTCTATGAGGATGTACAAAGGAAACCTTAGAGCGGTGATAAATGGTTGGTCAAAGAGCTTTGCCTCAGGCGCAAAAATGACAAATAAACTTTTAACCATTATCGTTGCACTATGGATTACACTGTTGACCTCGACCATTCTTGAACAGATGATGAACCGTAACAACATAGTAATGAGTCTGTCTTTATATGCAATACTATGTTTTATTTTGTATCGTATATTAAAAAGAATAGGGAATTTCACTTTTTTTGATGTTCTACTTCTCCCTATCCATCTCTTGTTCTTTCTATTTGTCTTTGCCTATTCGGTCGTAACTACAACTACTAAAACCGCAAATTGGAAGGGAAGAACCATTGTTATAAAGGAGGAGAAGTCATGA
- the katG gene encoding catalase/peroxidase HPI: MDMKENENAGKCPFTGESDSGKSSRGTKNTDWWPNQLDLNVLHQHDTKTNPLGEDFNYAEEFKTLDYDALKKDLHNLMTDSQDWWPADYGHYGPFFIRMSWHAAGTYRTVDGRGGGGSGSQRFAPLNSWPDNGNLDKARRLLWPIKQKYGNKLSWADLLVFTGNVAIESMGGKTIGFGGGREDIWHPEEDVNWGPEKEWLGDNRYSGERDLENPLAAVQMGLIYVNPEGPNGKPDPLGSARDIRDTFKRMGMNDEETVALTAGGHTFGKAHGAGDPSHVSEEPEGSLVEHQGFGWKSTHETGHGAFTITSGIEGAWTPTPTKWDMSYFDMLFGYEWELTKSPAGAYQWAPVDPDEEHLAPDAEDSSKRVPTMMTTADMAMRMDPDYEKISRRFHKNPDEFADAFAHAWFKLLHRDMGPRDRYLGPEVPEEEFIWQDPIPAVDYELSEAEINELKTKILASDLTASELISTAWASASTFRNSDKRGGANGARIRLEPQKNWEANEPEQLSKVLTVLEGIQSGLDKKISMADLIVLGGSAAVEKAANDAGIDVTVPFTPGRGDAIQEQTDVENFEVLEPVSDGFRNYHKKEYSIKPEEFLVDKAQLLDLTAKEMTVLIGGMRVLGTNHGGTQHGVFTDRVGTLTNDFFVNLLDMGIEWKPVDGGVYEGRDRKSGEFVRTASRVDLVFGSHSVLRALAEVYAQDDSKEKFVHDFIAAWVKIMDADRFDVK; this comes from the coding sequence ATGGATATGAAAGAAAATGAAAATGCAGGAAAATGCCCGTTTACAGGGGAAAGTGATTCTGGTAAGTCTTCTAGAGGTACGAAAAACACCGATTGGTGGCCTAATCAGCTAGACTTGAATGTTCTTCATCAGCATGACACGAAAACGAACCCACTGGGTGAAGATTTTAATTATGCAGAAGAATTTAAAACACTAGATTACGATGCCTTGAAGAAGGATCTTCACAATCTTATGACAGATAGTCAGGATTGGTGGCCTGCCGATTACGGTCATTATGGCCCATTCTTTATCCGTATGTCCTGGCACGCAGCAGGTACATACCGTACAGTAGACGGTCGCGGTGGCGGTGGAAGTGGTTCCCAGCGCTTTGCTCCTCTTAACAGCTGGCCCGACAACGGAAACCTAGATAAGGCCCGTCGCCTGCTTTGGCCGATTAAACAGAAGTATGGCAACAAGCTCTCTTGGGCTGACCTGCTCGTTTTTACAGGGAATGTAGCAATCGAATCCATGGGAGGAAAAACGATTGGATTTGGTGGAGGACGCGAAGACATCTGGCATCCTGAGGAAGACGTCAATTGGGGTCCTGAAAAAGAGTGGCTTGGAGATAATCGTTACTCCGGCGAACGTGATTTGGAGAACCCACTTGCTGCCGTTCAGATGGGCTTGATCTATGTGAATCCTGAAGGTCCAAACGGTAAACCCGATCCGCTTGGAAGTGCCCGTGATATTCGTGATACCTTTAAACGTATGGGAATGAACGATGAAGAAACAGTGGCACTCACAGCCGGTGGACATACATTTGGTAAGGCCCACGGTGCAGGTGACCCCTCACATGTTAGTGAAGAACCAGAAGGGTCACTAGTTGAACACCAAGGTTTCGGTTGGAAGAGCACACATGAAACGGGTCACGGTGCCTTCACCATCACAAGTGGAATTGAAGGGGCATGGACTCCGACTCCCACAAAATGGGATATGAGTTATTTTGATATGCTGTTCGGATACGAATGGGAGCTTACGAAGAGTCCTGCAGGTGCGTATCAATGGGCTCCTGTAGATCCTGATGAGGAACATCTTGCACCTGATGCAGAAGATTCATCAAAACGCGTTCCGACGATGATGACCACGGCAGATATGGCGATGCGTATGGATCCAGATTACGAAAAGATCTCTCGTCGTTTCCACAAGAACCCAGACGAGTTTGCCGATGCCTTTGCTCATGCGTGGTTCAAGTTGCTCCACCGTGATATGGGACCTCGTGATCGATATCTAGGTCCAGAAGTTCCAGAAGAAGAATTCATTTGGCAGGATCCGATCCCGGCGGTAGATTATGAATTATCAGAGGCAGAAATAAATGAGTTAAAAACAAAAATACTAGCTTCCGATCTTACTGCAAGCGAACTGATCAGTACGGCTTGGGCTTCAGCCAGCACATTCCGTAACTCTGATAAACGCGGTGGTGCAAATGGTGCACGTATCCGTCTTGAACCACAGAAGAACTGGGAAGCAAATGAACCAGAGCAGCTTTCAAAAGTATTAACAGTTCTAGAAGGCATTCAAAGCGGCCTTGATAAAAAGATTAGCATGGCTGACTTGATTGTATTAGGCGGTAGTGCAGCAGTCGAAAAGGCAGCAAACGATGCAGGCATTGATGTAACGGTTCCGTTTACACCTGGTCGTGGTGATGCTATACAAGAGCAAACAGACGTAGAAAACTTTGAAGTACTTGAGCCGGTGTCTGATGGATTCCGTAACTATCATAAGAAAGAATATAGTATCAAACCAGAAGAGTTCCTGGTAGACAAGGCTCAGCTCTTAGACCTAACGGCAAAAGAAATGACGGTATTGATCGGCGGCATGCGTGTTCTTGGAACGAACCATGGCGGCACACAACATGGTGTCTTCACCGATCGTGTCGGCACCCTCACAAACGACTTTTTTGTAAACCTACTTGATATGGGAATCGAGTGGAAGCCTGTAGATGGCGGTGTTTATGAAGGACGTGACCGTAAATCGGGCGAATTTGTTCGTACCGCATCGAGAGTAGACCTAGTCTTCGGTTCACACTCCGTACTCCGTGCCCTTGCCGAAGTATACGCGCAAGACGATAGCAAAGAAAAGTTTGTTCATGACTTTATCGCTGCTTGGGTTAAGATCATGGATGCAGACCGTTTCGACGTTAAGTAA
- a CDS encoding phytoene desaturase family protein: protein MNKKVVIIGGGLAGMSTAIRLAARDYQVTIVEKGERLGGKLNIRKGNGFTFDTGPSILTMPWVLETLFESVGRNIHDYLTIRRVEPGWRTFFQDGTTIDLTSDIPKMLEQIKELSEKDATLFFPYLQHCQNMYKLSMKSFYKRSINGLPDMRNEHRLSELLQMAPTKTFDQTTKRYFSNKHLQQLFNFLTMYIGSSPYQAPAILSQMSHIQLGIGVFYVEGGMYKIAEAMEKVLNELGVTIMCNQKVTSVLLSGNSVQGVQLENDLAIHSDLVVSNLEAIPFYETMVSDKKKRDHAVHSLKKFSPTVSGLVLLLGINRTYDQLAHHNFFFSENQEKEFHELFEAHSLSEDPTIYVGISAKTDPTQAPKGKENLFILTHVPPLKKGETWNHNKEKYRELILAKLERMGLTELRSHIEYEYTFTPEDIGELYGSNGGSIYGTVTDRKRNGGFKIPNKSHEYENLYFVGGSTHPGGGVPMVTLSGHLTANLIIEHESNVFNDENDGQILA, encoded by the coding sequence ATGAACAAAAAGGTTGTCATAATTGGTGGTGGATTAGCAGGTATGTCTACTGCTATTCGCTTAGCTGCAAGAGATTATCAGGTAACAATTGTTGAAAAAGGTGAAAGGCTTGGAGGCAAGCTAAACATCCGAAAAGGTAACGGATTTACTTTTGACACTGGCCCATCTATTTTAACGATGCCCTGGGTGCTCGAAACCTTGTTTGAATCTGTCGGTCGAAACATTCATGACTATTTAACGATCAGACGGGTGGAGCCTGGTTGGAGGACTTTTTTTCAAGATGGGACGACCATTGATCTAACAAGCGACATACCAAAAATGCTAGAGCAGATAAAAGAACTCTCTGAAAAAGATGCTACTCTCTTCTTTCCGTACTTACAACATTGCCAGAACATGTACAAACTAAGCATGAAAAGCTTCTATAAAAGAAGTATTAACGGCTTACCAGATATGCGCAACGAACATCGTTTAAGTGAACTTCTTCAAATGGCTCCAACAAAAACATTTGATCAGACCACGAAACGATATTTTAGTAATAAACATTTACAACAATTGTTTAACTTCTTAACGATGTATATCGGATCTTCTCCTTATCAAGCTCCAGCTATACTCTCGCAAATGTCTCATATTCAACTTGGCATTGGTGTTTTTTATGTTGAAGGAGGGATGTATAAAATAGCTGAGGCTATGGAAAAGGTATTAAATGAACTTGGGGTTACGATTATGTGCAATCAAAAAGTAACAAGCGTCCTTCTATCAGGTAACAGCGTTCAAGGAGTTCAACTAGAAAATGATCTTGCTATTCATTCCGACCTAGTTGTTTCTAACCTTGAAGCAATTCCTTTTTATGAAACTATGGTCAGTGACAAAAAGAAAAGGGACCATGCCGTACATTCACTGAAAAAATTTAGTCCTACCGTGTCAGGATTGGTTTTATTACTCGGTATCAACCGTACGTATGACCAGTTAGCCCATCATAATTTCTTTTTTAGCGAGAATCAGGAAAAAGAGTTTCATGAGTTGTTTGAAGCACACTCGTTATCAGAAGACCCTACTATTTATGTTGGGATTTCTGCAAAAACAGATCCTACCCAAGCACCTAAGGGCAAAGAAAATTTATTTATCCTAACTCATGTCCCACCTTTAAAGAAGGGTGAAACATGGAATCACAATAAAGAAAAATATCGTGAACTAATTCTAGCTAAATTAGAGCGTATGGGGCTGACTGAGTTACGAAGTCACATAGAGTATGAATATACATTTACTCCTGAGGATATAGGGGAGCTCTATGGTTCAAACGGTGGATCTATATACGGCACGGTAACTGACCGGAAACGCAATGGTGGATTTAAAATACCAAACAAAAGTCATGAATATGAGAACCTGTACTTTGTTGGTGGTTCGACTCATCCTGGTGGTGGTGTTCCTATGGTCACATTATCTGGTCATTTAACAGCTAATCTCATCATCGAACATGAATCAAATGTATTTAATGATGAAAATGACGGACAGATTCTTGCTTGA